Proteins co-encoded in one Astyanax mexicanus isolate ESR-SI-001 chromosome 1, AstMex3_surface, whole genome shotgun sequence genomic window:
- the arv1 gene encoding protein ARV1 has translation METLAFKCIECNEDAVELHRDYRNGILKITICKSCAKPVDKYIEYDPVIILIDAILCKIQAFRHILFNTDIKIHWKLCIFCLLCEAYLRWSQLQGSEVTSDPADIIRYTKEWDFYGMFALAALELAVYCVGVFAVLWPVQWLYGSSVEVIPLLKALLLSCYGKVLLIPAVIWEHDYSPLCFRLIRLFVLTSNTQAIRVILNCRRRLSIIAVFGGLLLETYVSNGLQKLQLNSHDYLPDLYT, from the exons ATGGAGACTTTAGCGTTTAAATGTATTGAGTGTAATGAAGACGCAGTTGAACTCCACAGGGACTACAGAAACGGGATACTGAAGATAACGATATGT aaATCCTGTGCAAAGCCAGTGGACAAGTACATAGAATATGATCCCGTCATTATTTTAATAGATGCCATATTATGCAAGATCCAGGCTTTCAGGCACATTCTATTCAACACAGATATAAAG ATACACTGGAAGTTGTGCATCTTCTGCTTGTTGTGTGAAGCATATCTGAGGTGGTCCCAGCTCCAGGGTTCAGAAGTAACCAGTGATCCTGCTGATATTATCAGATACACAAAAGAATGGGACTTCTATGGGATGTTTGCTCTGGCTGCTCTTG agtTGGCCGTGTACTGTGTAGGTGTGTTTGCGGTGTTGTGGCCGGTGCAGTGGTTGTACGGGTCCTCTGTGGAAGTGATTCCACTGCTGAAGGCTCTACTGCTCTCCTGCTATGGAAAAGTGCTGCTGATTCCTGCGGTAATCTGGGAACATGACTACTCTCCCCTCTGCTTCAGACTCATCAGACTGTTCGTCCTCACCTCAAATACACAGGCCATACGGG TGATTCTGAACTGCAGACGAAGATTGTCCATCATTGCTGTATTTGGAGGGCTGCTATTAGAGACATATGTGTCAAACGGTTTACAAAAACTGCAGCTAAACTCGCACGACTACCTGCCGGACCTGTACACCTGA